A genome region from Methanobacterium subterraneum includes the following:
- a CDS encoding TetR/AcrR family transcriptional regulator, whose protein sequence is MSADTEQKILDAALKVFSEKGYNGARTRIIAEKSGFTEMTLFRKFETKENLFNRVLSENKHKIMEDVDSLMVLDDGENDPKTQFRTLILNLVDLVDKNFEYVNIIIYEREKIPDSVSKIFVSHLANYLDKILLETKIDHNVLAFMILSFLYFIILNKKTEMKFLDLDQAIEEFISYHSNSLEL, encoded by the coding sequence ATGTCTGCGGATACTGAACAAAAAATATTAGACGCTGCCCTAAAAGTTTTCTCAGAAAAAGGATATAACGGTGCTAGAACTCGGATAATTGCTGAAAAATCAGGTTTCACTGAAATGACATTATTCAGAAAATTCGAAACTAAAGAAAATCTGTTTAATAGAGTTTTAAGCGAAAATAAGCATAAGATAATGGAAGATGTTGATTCCCTAATGGTCCTGGATGATGGGGAAAATGATCCTAAAACCCAATTTAGAACTTTAATACTCAATCTGGTAGATTTGGTTGATAAAAACTTTGAATACGTAAACATAATTATTTATGAAAGAGAAAAAATCCCAGATTCTGTTTCAAAAATTTTCGTATCGCATTTAGCCAATTATCTGGACAAAATTTTACTTGAAACGAAAATAGACCACAATGTTCTGGCCTTTATGATCTTGAGCTTCCTGTACTTCATAATTCTGAATAAAAAAACAGAAATGAAATTTTTAGATCTGGATCAGGCCATAGAAGAGTTTATAAGTTACCATTCAAACAGTTTGGAACTATAA
- a CDS encoding signal peptidase I, translating into MSREIASYVIIILVGIVLAQHLNVVVSGSMEPVFYRGDVVVIEKTNFLGIQEVNPSDLKVGDIIIYHANWFPEPVIHRIISIQTGSDGQTYYVTKGDNNPKPDPSLVSTSQVQAKVVSLGNQPLIIPKIGYITLWIRGL; encoded by the coding sequence ATGAGCAGGGAGATAGCCAGTTACGTCATAATCATACTGGTGGGAATTGTACTAGCCCAGCACCTGAATGTGGTGGTCTCGGGAAGTATGGAACCAGTCTTCTATCGTGGGGATGTGGTGGTAATTGAAAAAACCAACTTCCTTGGGATTCAGGAAGTAAACCCCTCTGATTTGAAAGTGGGAGATATTATCATATACCATGCTAACTGGTTCCCGGAACCTGTTATCCATCGTATAATCAGTATCCAGACAGGATCTGACGGGCAAACATATTACGTTACCAAGGGAGATAATAATCCCAAACCAGACCCCAGTCTGGTCTCCACCAGTCAGGTTCAGGCCAAAGTGGTGAGTTTAGGTAACCAGCCCCTTATAATCCCCAAAATAGGCTACATCACTTTATGGATCCGTGGACTTTAA
- a CDS encoding acetolactate synthase large subunit yields MKGSQAIIKSLTDEGVDVVFGYPGGVLLPLYDVIYDSDLKHILVRHEQCAAHAADGYARASGKVGVCIGTSGPGATNLVTGIATAYMDSAPIVALAGQVGTSLIGNDAFQEVDTIGMTMPISKHSYQAMDPSEIPQMIRSSFYIARTGRPGPVVVDLPKDVQEGELDYPENITIDLPGYKPTKKGHPLQVKKAAELILTSKKPVILAGGGVIHSNSSDELQHLSEIIGAPVTTSLMGKGCFPEDHPLSLGMLGMHGRMSSNMMVDECDCLIAVGCRFSDRTTGDVNKFAPNAKIIHIDVDPAEIGKNITVNVPIVGDAKIILSHLIRIISQTKSVNNHDWADYVKSFRTSCMPRLSFDDIPLKPQQVIKEISEAVTDDTIVTTDVGQNQMWMAHYFTSRNPRKFISSGGLGTMGFGFPSAMGAKVAMPDNDVVAVCGDGGFLMVCQDLATVKEYDIPVVVCVLDNRYLGMVFQWQKLFYDERISQTKLKAMPDFVKLAEAFGVNAYRVERPGEMKETLKDALNSGEPTLIDVMIDPNEILPMVPPGCGLTEIVGEYKVERENPGEITYQHSAKETGGD; encoded by the coding sequence ATGAAGGGCAGTCAAGCCATAATCAAGTCACTAACCGATGAGGGAGTGGACGTAGTCTTCGGATATCCTGGAGGAGTCTTACTCCCCCTGTACGATGTAATCTACGATTCAGACCTCAAACACATACTGGTAAGGCACGAACAGTGCGCAGCCCACGCAGCAGATGGTTATGCTCGGGCTTCCGGCAAAGTAGGTGTCTGCATAGGCACTTCCGGTCCTGGAGCCACCAATCTGGTGACCGGTATTGCCACAGCTTACATGGACTCCGCTCCTATCGTGGCTTTGGCAGGACAGGTAGGTACTTCCCTGATAGGTAACGATGCCTTTCAGGAAGTAGACACCATAGGTATGACCATGCCCATTAGCAAACACAGTTATCAGGCCATGGACCCCTCAGAAATACCTCAGATGATACGATCATCATTTTACATAGCCAGAACTGGGAGACCCGGGCCGGTGGTAGTTGATCTACCTAAAGATGTCCAGGAAGGAGAGCTGGATTATCCAGAAAACATAACCATTGACCTACCAGGTTACAAACCCACCAAAAAAGGACACCCCCTGCAGGTTAAAAAGGCAGCTGAACTGATATTAACGTCTAAAAAGCCAGTTATACTTGCCGGAGGAGGTGTGATCCACTCCAATTCTTCAGATGAACTGCAACACCTATCAGAAATAATTGGCGCACCCGTAACCACCAGTTTAATGGGTAAAGGATGCTTCCCCGAAGACCATCCCCTATCACTGGGAATGCTGGGAATGCACGGCCGTATGTCCTCCAACATGATGGTGGACGAGTGTGACTGCCTGATAGCAGTAGGATGCCGGTTTTCTGACCGTACTACTGGCGACGTGAATAAATTCGCACCTAACGCTAAAATAATACATATCGACGTTGATCCCGCCGAGATTGGTAAGAATATAACAGTGAACGTGCCCATTGTTGGAGATGCCAAGATCATCCTATCACACCTGATCAGGATCATATCCCAGACCAAGTCAGTTAACAATCATGACTGGGCTGATTATGTTAAATCCTTCCGGACCAGTTGCATGCCCCGTCTTTCATTTGACGACATCCCGCTGAAGCCCCAACAGGTTATAAAAGAGATTTCAGAAGCGGTTACTGATGACACCATAGTTACCACTGATGTTGGGCAGAACCAGATGTGGATGGCCCATTATTTCACTTCCAGAAATCCTAGGAAATTCATATCCTCTGGAGGCCTGGGAACCATGGGATTCGGTTTTCCCTCAGCCATGGGTGCCAAAGTTGCCATGCCGGACAATGATGTGGTTGCAGTGTGTGGGGACGGGGGCTTTTTAATGGTTTGCCAGGACCTGGCCACGGTTAAAGAGTACGACATCCCGGTGGTGGTCTGTGTACTGGATAACCGTTACCTAGGAATGGTGTTCCAATGGCAGAAACTATTCTACGATGAACGCATATCCCAGACCAAACTTAAAGCCATGCCCGATTTTGTTAAACTGGCCGAAGCTTTCGGAGTGAACGCTTACCGGGTTGAACGCCCGGGTGAGATGAAAGAAACACTCAAAGATGCTTTGAATTCTGGTGAACCAACTCTCATTGATGTGATGATCGATCCCAATGAAATCTTACCAATGGTGCCCCCAGGATGTGGTCTCACTGAGATCGTGGGGGAGTACAAGGTTGAAAGGGAAAATCCAGGAGAGATAACCTACCAGCATTCTGCCAAGGAAACTGGAGGGGATTAA
- the argF gene encoding ornithine carbamoyltransferase → MKYLLSALDAQDHLENILEVAGKFKKGQGPEKPLKGKSLAMVFEKASTRTRISFEVGMYQLGGHPLYLSASDLQLGRGEIIPDTARAMSRYVDGIMIRAREHQDVLEFARYADIPVINGLTNIEHPCQAFTDIFTIQERKNTLDLQMTFMGDGNNVCNSLLLATAMVGMDFTVACPEGYEPDQLILKEAQKIAQKSGSVIQVTSDVAEAVKCADVLYTDVWVSMGDEEEETRRISDMQDYQVNQDILNQANKNAMVLHCLPAIRGQEITEEVLNGPQSAVWDQAENRLHVQKAILYLLLKS, encoded by the coding sequence ATGAAATACCTTTTATCTGCGTTAGACGCGCAAGACCATCTGGAGAATATACTGGAAGTAGCTGGAAAGTTTAAAAAAGGACAGGGTCCTGAAAAACCATTAAAAGGCAAATCTCTGGCAATGGTTTTTGAGAAAGCCTCTACAAGAACTAGAATATCCTTTGAAGTGGGTATGTACCAGTTGGGCGGACATCCACTTTACTTATCAGCTTCTGATCTCCAATTAGGGAGGGGAGAGATCATACCGGACACTGCCCGCGCCATGAGTCGCTATGTTGATGGTATAATGATCAGGGCACGTGAACATCAAGATGTCCTTGAATTTGCCAGATATGCAGATATACCGGTTATTAATGGTTTAACAAACATTGAACACCCTTGTCAGGCATTCACTGACATTTTTACCATTCAAGAGCGTAAAAACACCCTGGACCTTCAGATGACATTCATGGGTGATGGGAACAATGTCTGTAATTCCCTATTACTGGCCACTGCAATGGTAGGAATGGATTTCACGGTAGCCTGCCCTGAGGGTTATGAACCGGATCAACTTATTTTAAAAGAAGCCCAAAAAATTGCCCAAAAATCAGGTTCAGTTATCCAAGTAACCAGTGATGTTGCTGAAGCAGTTAAATGTGCTGATGTGCTTTACACTGATGTTTGGGTTAGTATGGGTGATGAAGAAGAGGAAACCAGGAGAATATCTGACATGCAGGATTACCAGGTTAACCAGGACATCCTGAACCAGGCTAATAAGAACGCAATGGTCTTACACTGCCTCCCTGCAATCAGGGGACAGGAAATAACTGAGGAAGTTTTAAACGGACCTCAGTCTGCAGTGTGGGATCAAGCTGAAAACAGACTCCATGTTCAGAAGGCCATTCTCTACCTTTTACTTAAGAGCTAA
- a CDS encoding MgtC/SapB family protein, whose protein sequence is MDVLLILKFLIALALGALIGIERERKKEGAEFAGVRTFILIAILGTISAYLSQDFPYFWIVSFAGLVVLVGLSYLVTTRKNDDVGITTEIAAFLTFVLGMLCFADEGMLLAPILAIIITTLLAIKPHLHQFAHRVSEKELINTLKFLIIAFVILPILPDEVMGPLAVFNPFQIWLMVVFISAISFTGYILMKIIGPEKSLGVTGIVGGLVSSTAVATSMAARVKESGLLMKAAVFATVVASSMMFLRILFEVSVINPALLPKLSAPMMVMGVLGIILGIFVWRRTEVRQMDADLKLDNPFSLKPALIFGALFLAILFLSKIANIYLGSSGVYLASIISGVADVDAITISMALLAPDTISNNTAVTAITLAAISNTVFKFLITLFLGTRKFARNIGIIFLVVILAGLITIFVL, encoded by the coding sequence ATGGATGTTCTCTTAATTTTAAAGTTCCTAATTGCCCTGGCATTGGGGGCACTGATCGGCATTGAACGGGAACGGAAAAAGGAAGGGGCCGAGTTTGCGGGGGTTAGGACATTTATTCTAATTGCCATCCTGGGAACCATCTCTGCATATCTATCACAGGATTTTCCCTATTTCTGGATAGTTTCCTTCGCTGGCCTGGTGGTTCTGGTGGGATTGAGTTACCTGGTAACCACCCGTAAAAACGATGATGTGGGAATAACCACTGAAATAGCTGCTTTTTTAACCTTTGTTTTGGGCATGCTCTGTTTTGCTGATGAGGGAATGTTGTTGGCTCCTATTTTGGCCATAATCATCACCACACTCCTGGCGATTAAACCCCATCTCCACCAGTTTGCCCACAGGGTAAGTGAAAAAGAGCTAATAAACACACTCAAATTCCTGATAATAGCCTTTGTAATTCTACCAATCCTTCCCGATGAAGTTATGGGTCCCTTAGCGGTGTTCAATCCCTTCCAAATATGGTTGATGGTAGTATTCATCTCTGCCATCAGTTTCACTGGATACATCCTCATGAAAATCATTGGCCCAGAGAAGAGCTTGGGAGTCACTGGAATCGTGGGGGGCTTGGTGTCCAGTACCGCGGTGGCCACATCCATGGCAGCCCGCGTCAAGGAATCAGGACTTCTAATGAAGGCTGCGGTATTCGCCACTGTGGTGGCCAGTTCCATGATGTTCCTTAGAATTCTCTTTGAGGTCTCAGTTATCAATCCTGCTCTGCTCCCAAAGTTATCCGCCCCCATGATGGTGATGGGAGTTCTAGGTATAATATTAGGGATTTTTGTTTGGAGGAGAACTGAGGTAAGGCAGATGGATGCGGATCTTAAACTGGATAATCCCTTCTCATTAAAACCAGCCCTGATATTCGGAGCACTCTTTTTGGCCATTTTATTCCTCTCTAAAATCGCCAATATCTACCTGGGAAGTAGTGGTGTCTACTTGGCTAGCATAATCTCGGGTGTGGCTGATGTGGATGCCATTACCATAAGCATGGCATTACTGGCTCCGGATACCATTTCTAACAATACTGCAGTGACTGCCATCACCTTGGCAGCAATTTCCAATACAGTTTTCAAATTTTTAATAACATTATTCCTGGGAACACGAAAATTCGCCCGTAATATTGGTATTATCTTTTTGGTAGTAATATTGGCGGGTTTAATAACCATATTTGTCTTATGA
- the ilvD gene encoding dihydroxy-acid dehydratase codes for MRSDNIKKGIQRAPHRSLLRACGVTEAEMDKPFIGVANSFTDIVPGHIHLKKIADAVKMGISQAGGVPFEFNTMAICDGIAMNHDGMRYSLASREIVADTVESMAQAHSLDALVLLPTCDKIVPGMLMAAARLDIPCIVVTGGPMLPGEYKGEAVDLINVFEAVGEVSAGKMSETELDELERCACPGAGSCAGLFTANSMACLTEALGMSLPYCATTHAVDSRKIQMAHESGEKIMELVKKNITPSMIMTQDAFYNAVVIDLALGGSSNTTLHLPAIANELADKGVKVDLDLFDSLSREIPHLAAISPSGKHTMLDLHKAGGIPAVLKILGDKIIQGSLTCTGESLGDNITEAEVVDDTVIHSMENPVHSEGGIAVLKGSLAPKGSVVKQAAVSADMLTHEGPAKVFNSEEEATEGIFQGKIQEGDVIVIRYEGPRGGPGMREMLNPTSAISGMGIKSVALVTDGRFSGGTRGPCIGHVSPEAMSNGPIAVVEDGDIIKIDIPRRKIELLISEDEIKERLQNVKHPEKQLKGWLSRYSKMASSADEGAVLK; via the coding sequence ATGAGAAGTGATAACATAAAAAAGGGGATTCAAAGAGCCCCTCATCGTTCCCTTTTACGGGCTTGTGGCGTGACAGAGGCTGAAATGGATAAACCATTCATTGGCGTGGCTAACAGTTTTACTGATATAGTCCCGGGACATATTCATTTAAAAAAAATTGCTGATGCCGTTAAGATGGGAATAAGCCAGGCCGGAGGTGTTCCTTTCGAGTTCAACACCATGGCTATTTGCGATGGTATTGCCATGAATCATGATGGAATGCGCTATTCACTGGCCAGCCGCGAAATCGTTGCGGATACTGTGGAGAGCATGGCCCAGGCCCACAGCCTGGATGCTCTGGTTCTTTTACCAACCTGTGATAAGATCGTGCCCGGAATGCTAATGGCTGCTGCTCGTCTGGACATACCCTGCATCGTGGTTACTGGTGGCCCTATGCTCCCTGGAGAATACAAAGGAGAGGCTGTGGATCTGATAAATGTTTTCGAAGCAGTAGGTGAGGTTTCCGCTGGGAAAATGAGTGAAACGGAACTGGATGAACTGGAACGTTGCGCCTGTCCCGGGGCAGGATCATGCGCTGGGCTTTTCACCGCCAACAGTATGGCTTGCTTAACTGAAGCCCTGGGAATGAGCTTACCCTACTGTGCCACCACCCACGCTGTGGACTCCCGGAAAATACAGATGGCCCATGAATCTGGTGAGAAAATTATGGAATTGGTGAAGAAAAACATCACCCCCTCCATGATCATGACCCAGGACGCCTTCTACAACGCCGTGGTGATAGATCTGGCCCTGGGAGGGTCCAGCAACACCACCTTACATTTGCCAGCCATAGCCAATGAACTGGCAGACAAAGGAGTTAAAGTAGATTTAGATCTCTTTGATAGCCTCAGCCGAGAAATACCACACCTGGCAGCCATCAGCCCATCTGGTAAACACACTATGCTGGATCTGCACAAGGCAGGAGGCATACCCGCTGTTTTGAAGATTTTAGGAGACAAGATTATTCAGGGATCCCTCACCTGTACTGGTGAATCTCTGGGAGATAATATCACTGAAGCTGAAGTTGTGGATGATACAGTTATACATTCAATGGAGAACCCAGTACACTCGGAAGGAGGTATTGCAGTCCTAAAGGGCAGTTTAGCCCCTAAAGGATCTGTGGTGAAACAGGCCGCTGTTAGTGCTGATATGTTAACTCATGAAGGCCCTGCTAAAGTCTTTAACAGCGAAGAAGAAGCCACCGAAGGAATATTCCAGGGTAAAATTCAGGAAGGGGATGTTATTGTCATTCGTTACGAGGGTCCCCGGGGCGGTCCTGGAATGCGGGAAATGTTAAACCCCACCTCTGCAATATCTGGAATGGGAATCAAATCCGTGGCCCTGGTGACCGATGGAAGATTCTCTGGAGGAACCAGAGGCCCCTGTATCGGCCATGTATCACCAGAAGCCATGAGTAACGGACCTATTGCCGTGGTTGAAGATGGTGATATCATAAAAATAGACATACCCCGGAGAAAAATAGAACTCCTCATTAGTGAAGACGAAATCAAAGAAAGGCTCCAGAATGTTAAACACCCTGAAAAACAGTTGAAAGGATGGTTATCACGCTACAGCAAAATGGCCAGTTCTGCTGATGAAGGTGCGGTCCTTAAATAG
- the purD gene encoding phosphoribosylamine--glycine ligase: MKILVVGTGAREHAICQALHGEADIYSIMSNQNPGIARISQFKIGSEMDIEGVKKHALDLKVDMAIIGPEAPLEHGIVDTLQEAGIPCVGPTQQAARIETDKAFMRDLFTKHNISGSIAYGAFNTVEDAGEFIDDFAQDVVVKPVGLTGGKGVKIVGEHLKDSEDAKSYVKEIIDNKIGGHASVVLEERLIGEEFTVQALVDGDHLVPMPAAQDHPHAYEGDQGPITGGMGSYSDKNGLLPFLESKDYDAAVKVMEETIRAVKKEVGPYKGVLYGQFMLCRDGPKLVEYNARFGDPEAMNVLPLLETSMVDLCQGVVDGNLKKAQFKPQATVCKYLVPNGYPESGKAGQPIQVDEEKIKAEGGMVFYAAVNQQNGKVLTTGSRALGLVTTADSIQDAEERCERATQYVKGDLYHRSDVGTEELISKRIQHMKEIRG; this comes from the coding sequence ATGAAAATTCTGGTGGTAGGAACTGGAGCAAGAGAACACGCAATTTGTCAGGCATTACATGGAGAAGCTGACATTTATTCAATAATGAGCAACCAAAACCCGGGCATAGCCCGCATTTCCCAATTCAAGATTGGTAGTGAAATGGATATTGAAGGGGTGAAAAAACACGCCCTGGACCTGAAAGTGGATATGGCTATTATTGGACCGGAAGCACCTCTGGAACACGGTATTGTGGACACACTACAGGAAGCAGGAATTCCCTGCGTGGGACCCACTCAGCAGGCTGCCAGAATCGAAACAGACAAAGCATTCATGCGGGATCTGTTTACAAAACATAACATCTCAGGTTCCATTGCCTATGGAGCCTTTAACACAGTAGAGGATGCTGGCGAGTTCATTGACGATTTTGCTCAAGATGTGGTAGTAAAACCAGTGGGTTTAACCGGTGGAAAAGGGGTTAAAATAGTAGGTGAACACCTTAAAGACTCTGAAGATGCTAAAAGTTATGTCAAAGAGATTATTGATAATAAAATAGGCGGTCATGCCAGTGTAGTCCTAGAAGAACGCCTAATCGGTGAGGAATTCACAGTACAGGCTCTGGTTGATGGAGATCATCTGGTACCCATGCCGGCAGCTCAGGATCATCCCCATGCCTACGAAGGTGATCAGGGCCCTATAACTGGGGGAATGGGTTCATACTCTGATAAAAACGGACTTTTACCTTTCCTTGAATCCAAAGACTATGATGCTGCGGTTAAGGTAATGGAAGAAACTATCAGAGCTGTTAAAAAAGAGGTTGGTCCGTATAAAGGTGTTCTTTATGGTCAGTTCATGCTCTGCCGTGATGGTCCTAAATTAGTGGAATATAACGCCCGATTCGGAGACCCAGAAGCTATGAATGTCTTACCTCTACTGGAAACCAGTATGGTGGATTTATGCCAGGGAGTGGTGGATGGAAACCTTAAAAAAGCCCAGTTCAAACCCCAAGCAACGGTCTGTAAATATTTGGTCCCAAATGGTTATCCTGAAAGTGGAAAAGCAGGCCAACCCATCCAGGTGGATGAGGAAAAGATAAAAGCCGAAGGTGGAATGGTGTTCTATGCAGCGGTAAATCAGCAAAATGGTAAAGTGTTAACTACCGGTTCCCGGGCATTGGGTCTGGTCACCACTGCTGATAGTATTCAAGACGCCGAAGAACGATGTGAAAGAGCCACCCAGTACGTAAAGGGTGACTTGTATCATCGTAGTGATGTTGGAACCGAAGAACTTATCTCTAAGCGTATTCAGCATATGAAGGAAATCCGTGGCTGA
- the argS gene encoding arginine--tRNA ligase: protein MYRKLEKTAINIVQKAIQDLGWEEPAEIKFEVPPNPNMGDLATSVAFQFAPILKRSPVEISQTLVEKIELISPFKGVESKGPYVNFFFDTEIFSRMVTESVQEDYGSLENRDEKVILEHTSANPNGPLHIGHVRNAIIGDSLARVLRAAGFQVETQYYVNDMGRQIAMIVWGLQNLDYQMDPNGKGDVEIGKLYFEVNQELKTNPEIKQQIDTILKIYEEENPPELESMFKEVVSKCLEGVENTSRRMNITHDAFIWESKFVRDGSLMKILNKLEDYTSKNEVLYLDLTDYGIEKELILTRSDGTSLYTTRDLAYHLEKSENSDIVVDVLGSDHKLAIDQLKVALGLLGGKSPEVVFYEFITLPEGSMSTRRGVFISVDELIDEATQRARAELDKRRPELSEDEKENIAKIIGVGAIRYYIARLSPEKHIVFKWDEALSFERGCASIQYAHARACKLLGKANGFTPVEVDVDALNFQDLDTLEVDLLKTLARFSSIVTASAQDMRVHSVAQYALEVAGAFNKFYKSVPVIGSEKEVLRLLLVDKSRITIRNCLDLLGIESPVSM, encoded by the coding sequence ATGTATAGAAAATTGGAAAAAACCGCTATTAACATTGTGCAAAAAGCTATTCAAGATCTCGGATGGGAAGAACCTGCTGAGATTAAATTTGAAGTGCCTCCAAACCCTAATATGGGTGATCTGGCCACATCAGTGGCTTTTCAATTTGCACCAATCCTGAAAAGATCTCCAGTGGAGATTTCACAGACACTGGTAGAAAAAATTGAACTCATTTCACCTTTTAAAGGAGTGGAATCCAAAGGCCCCTATGTTAACTTTTTCTTTGACACTGAAATCTTTTCCAGAATGGTTACTGAATCCGTACAGGAAGATTATGGTTCACTGGAAAATAGGGATGAAAAAGTAATCCTGGAACACACCTCAGCCAATCCCAACGGACCTCTGCATATTGGACATGTCAGAAATGCCATTATAGGAGATTCACTGGCCCGGGTTTTACGGGCAGCCGGTTTCCAGGTGGAAACCCAGTACTATGTTAACGATATGGGAAGACAGATTGCCATGATCGTGTGGGGACTCCAAAACCTGGATTACCAGATGGATCCAAATGGAAAAGGTGATGTTGAAATTGGAAAGCTTTACTTTGAGGTTAACCAGGAATTAAAAACTAATCCAGAAATCAAGCAACAGATAGACACCATATTAAAAATATATGAAGAAGAAAACCCCCCTGAACTGGAATCCATGTTTAAAGAAGTGGTGAGTAAGTGTCTGGAGGGAGTGGAAAATACTTCCCGACGTATGAACATCACCCACGATGCATTCATCTGGGAAAGTAAATTTGTCAGGGATGGTTCCCTAATGAAGATATTGAATAAATTGGAAGACTACACTTCAAAAAATGAGGTGCTCTACCTGGATTTAACCGATTACGGAATTGAAAAAGAACTCATTTTAACCCGTTCCGATGGAACTTCCCTTTACACCACCAGAGATCTGGCTTACCACTTGGAAAAATCGGAAAATTCAGATATTGTGGTGGATGTTCTGGGTTCGGATCATAAACTGGCCATTGACCAGTTGAAAGTTGCCCTGGGACTATTGGGAGGTAAAAGTCCTGAGGTTGTTTTCTATGAATTCATCACCCTGCCGGAAGGATCCATGTCCACCCGGAGAGGAGTGTTCATTAGCGTTGATGAACTGATTGATGAAGCCACCCAAAGGGCACGGGCTGAACTGGATAAGCGAAGACCAGAATTAAGTGAAGATGAAAAAGAAAATATTGCTAAAATCATTGGAGTGGGTGCTATCCGCTATTATATCGCGCGACTATCCCCTGAAAAGCACATTGTATTTAAATGGGATGAAGCATTAAGTTTTGAGAGAGGTTGTGCATCTATTCAGTATGCTCATGCACGGGCATGTAAATTACTTGGAAAAGCTAACGGATTCACCCCAGTTGAAGTAGATGTGGATGCTTTGAACTTCCAGGATCTGGATACACTTGAAGTTGACCTCTTGAAAACTCTGGCCAGATTCAGTAGTATAGTCACGGCCTCCGCCCAGGACATGAGGGTTCATTCCGTGGCCCAGTACGCACTTGAAGTGGCAGGTGCCTTCAACAAGTTCTACAAATCTGTTCCAGTTATTGGATCAGAAAAAGAAGTTTTAAGACTTCTCTTAGTAGATAAGTCCAGGATAACCATTAGAAATTGCCTTGATCTACTGGGAATAGAATCCCCAGTATCAATGTAG